The genomic interval CTGGACTTTTAAAAGATTAGAAGTGAGAGCCTAACAGACAAAAGAGTTTTCTACTAAGCACCTCCTACTTAAACCCACTACCcccaatttatataaaaatataattttattcttttaacttaacaaaatttgaaaatattcgaaagttttgaaaaattcgaaatgacaattttcaggattttagaaactttcgaactatttaaaactttcgaaatagaaaaCTCCAAATTTTTTGAACCTTTTCGGAAGttctaaatttttgaaataaggattacatatcgaaaatttgaaaagttttgaaagtttataAATCTCTGGAAGTTTCTAAAGTTTTCAAATatgaaaagtttcgaaactttcctaTTTGGAAAATTTCGAATTgttcgaaaattttgaaaattgtagAATTTTCTAGTTCGAAATTGAAAATTCTGTAATTTtctatttcggaagtttcaaacaTTTTGATGTTTTCTGGAAATTTATGcttcaaaagttttgaattaatGGAAACCTTAAAAAATCTAAGAAATTATGTTTTGAAGATTTCAAGttgttcaaaagtttcgaaagtttttataaaaactggaaaattatgtttcaaaactttcaaattgatctaaagtttcaaattttttttatcaattctggaaaaatacatttcgaaagttttagatttatcaaaagtttcgaaaatgtcAAAATATTCTGGAAAATTACGTTTTGAAACTTTTgtgtttatcaaaagtttcaaaaatgtcaaaaaacttattttttttatatttcgaaagtttgaaaattttgaaatgataATGTAAATTTTGTAAGTTTCAAAAAATAGGGTGAATAATAgagtgataaattattttaagagaCAAAATGATATTCTCATTTGGGATGGGGGTGGGAAGTTAAAGTTGGGGTGCACGATACATTTCTTTAAACAAAATTGTGTGGTCTTTGTAGGGCTATACCATGATGGCAGATGTACATGGAATTAGGGGTGGACATCGGATGGGTTCAAGTTCAAATCCCACATCCGAATCAACCCACGGGTGGCACATATAGACCCATTTTCGACCCTTTTTATAGCGGTTTAGATCGGGTCTCGGGTTTCGGGTTAGACGGTCAGATTTATCGGGTAACCGTTGAAGAGCTAATGTATTTTTTGAGctgtttttcataaaaaaaaagttccTACTAGATCAAATCATAACACAAAAGAGTAACTTCGACGAGAAGAGCaaaccaaaacacacataaattaaaataactttcAAACAAACAACAGAAGATGGTGACACGCCGATGGGTGAGACGGCGGTGATGGTGAAGGCTAGGGTGAGACGACGACGATGGTGAAGACGATGATGGTGACAACGGCAACGATGTGAGGCTGTGGATGCGACTTTGTGTGAGTATTAGAGACAAAAGTTTGAGAGAGTGGGGCGACTGGTTTGAAAGTGAGAGTGGGGCGGCTGGGTTGAGAGTGAGAATGGGACAGCTGGATTCGAGAGTGAGAGGGGAATATGTGAGAGCTTAGGGTTTCAATCTCTTTATAATTGGGccttttttataagaaataaactaaaaatttgatttGGGCTGTGTTGGGGCTTGTGTATCTATGAACATGTGTGGCactttgtataataataataatttgtataataataataataataataataataataataataataataataataataataataataataataataataataataataaattcggTCGGGGGTGGGTATCGACAGGTCCAAATTAATCACCTGAACCCGACCATGTAGACCCATTTAAATCCTTATTTTTTACCCGCCTAACCCACCAACCCGTAGAAACCCGCCCGTAAACTTAAATATCCTAATGGGTCTGTCGGATTCGGTCAGGTCCGGATATATTGTCTACCCCTACATGGAATATTATTCATTCCTTGGGCCTTGCACTGTATGAGGATACGGTTAGAGTTAGTccaaaaagggaaaaaaaatgcATAGTAGTATAAATAGTTAATGACATTTGCTTTATGTCGGATGTCTAATTTGGCTGCGCCTCATTTAatgaaattgatattgaattccattatttttattctttcctATTCAAGACCGAAACAAGAGTTGTATCTCTAGTTGGAGCTTATGGTGATCGACAAACCACTTGTTATTGTTGGAAATTCATTtagattattaattaattaatttattgtacTTAGGTTAAAATGAGTTCATATTTAAGTTTCTTGTCTTTGTTTAGTGTCTTGCTCACTTGAGCTCATATCTATGTTAACttaattatgaaataatattattcacATATGTGTAATTGCGTAAATGCATGTTTAACActtatatgtttattttgtgTCTGGTCAACTTGAAACACctcatttcaaaaaaataaaaaattaataataataataaaataataaataaaacaaatcaaCTCCATCTATTCTCACTCTCTTTCTCCCCCCTTCCGTCAAACACCCATCTTCCCccatttttttctctttgtttCTTCTCACTTCATAACACCAATTGCACACCTAAACCCTCAATCCTTATAATGAATTTAATATCCCCAAGAGCATAATTTCTCATACTCCTACAAATACTCTTGGTTAGGATTTTTGGGGGTTATGGTTAGTGAGTCAAGGAAGGAAAGAAGTAACCATTCTTTGAAAGGTGTTCACTGAGACTCTTTGAGATAAATACACAGCTCTCAATCTAGTATAAATCtttagaaaaatgtagttttgctTAAAAATCTTACTTTTGTACTTAGAGTAGATTTAAAGGATTTTTatggtttcctagagttagttagactttagaataatttttctaaagtcttgagaatattttttatactcagACTTGTCAGCTGAGGTCCTGCCagctactctgagagttgttggagaacaaACTTCGACGATTCTCCATAGTTGTGAGTAGACCACAATCattgtcaaatattttttattttactataattattattttactcgttttctatgttaaaatatttatctaaaaattGGGGGAAATAGAACCTTTGAATTTATCTcgattttgtcatttttttttttattttcatggtcTTTGTTATGTAATATGTTTGTAggttgatttatttatgagttattaagcttttaaatatgtgttgtgaaaatcgttgttataattatgaaatcatTCACGACCGTAGGTGCACATAGTTTCATCGTTTTGATTAGGGATAAttatccgttagatggagccgcccttATGAGAGATGTCATCCGTAGGAGGAGAGagctatcaacgagatgtaaaCTCCCTAATTGATGCGTGATGATGCGTTGCAGGATTGAGAAGAGAGGACTACCCGTTAGATTGAGCCACCCCTATGGGAAATGCCACTCTTAGGAGGAAatggctatcaatgagatgaagtcGCCTATTGGTTCTcaagaatttatatttttaattgtttgatttcctatgattttttgttgttgctcaTTGTGATTTCACTTTTCtataaattagattttaaatatttctaccTGAACgactaaattataagtttaatgattttatcgTGCGTATACTTTACTTGAGagatatctatatttttttacaatattgtttaatataattgtcacaagattgtaaaattattattcgtGCTTTTTTTGTGTGTTTCTCCCCTAGTTGGTGGtagttgttgtctcctcactaagtctttgtgacttactctttcatgttgtttatttttttccagATTCACAGGCAGCTGAGTAGCAAGTTGTTAGTAGATTCACGTCTcgatcatattttttttagtaggcctctttgatcgaggaTCCTTTTTGTAAAGTCTGTTGAGTCGTGATGTATTTTGCAGTTATTTTCAGTCTAGAAAGTCTTTTGagaaatgtattaaatatttagattatGCTCTTTGAATTATGATTGAGTTAGAagtttaaacataatttttataaaatgaaaacgCTAAAGTTACAGAGAATACTCTGttgaaattttaagaaaaattatatatttttcgaAATGGTTATTTAAGactatttaattgattaattgttaatttagtTGACAGACTTATCAGACTAAGAGTATATCTTATGCACCGCCACGACGTTTAGTTTTCAAATCGTGACACAACTTAAGATAGATAACAATCCATTAATTAATGAAAGCAATTAATGAATGTAACTCAAATAGCCAATGTGAAAGATTAGATGATGAACACATTAATCTAACTCAAATAATTAGACTTTAAGATTTAGAGCCACAAAGTGAATGCATATATTGAACTTCATCTAATGTGGAAGATTAAATTATGAACACATTAATCTTAATATCGCTGTTTACTCACATAACTGGAAACCACATTAGATCAAATATGCTCTTAAAAGTTGTAGTACCGTGTAGAATCACTTAtatactaaatcataataaaggAAAAATAGTCAAACTATTTCATCCAACCAAATTAAACCacatttaattgttgattttcTTAAAACCTTGGTTACATGATAttgtttatcattttattttcctCAATTATTAAAACGAATGAtgataaaaataagtataaattACTTAACAATTCTCGTGGGAATGATCTTTACTTATCACTCTActacttgtttttttttactgtgTATAACTGTACATGTTTTAACACAACACCATCCCATTAGGAATAACGCAATAAGACTTACCCCAAGTTGACCTAAAGTCCAAATCAGCAGACATGGTCACCTAGGCTCCTACAACACCAAAAGGCATACTCTCCCTCTCAACCCTAGTTAGCCTTAACGCTATTGTATCAGCAACGAACTTACATTTCTATAAATGCATTTTCCATGTCTAATAAATGTGCACACACCCAATCTTATACCTCGACTCCACTCAACCTTATATTGACTTAAACCTAGAAGTACTTCCATGTACCATTCCCACCTCTATACACGGGTGCTTCAATCAAATTTTCAGCCCGAGCATCCTCCTCGGTCTAGACTGAATCATTGACACTGTTTGTAGGAACTAGGTttccctttttatttatttattaaatatcaagACTAGTCACATAACCATATCCACGATGACCAAAAATCGAcgatgtgacaccctaaaccaaCACCCTTATTTATTAAGGAAACTAAACtaattatcattatttattgAAACAAATTTCAAGCAATTTATAAGTTACTTTCTCCACGTCTCAAAATCACTTTAAAATTCTTGAAACTTtgttcaataaattaaatattacaatttacaaCTTAGAAACTTCCTTATTCAATTACATACACTTACTACAATGAGATTAAGAGTATTACATACCCTTATTACACTAATTCCTAATTGACCTCCTTAGAAATCTTAGTAGTTAGGGATGATAATTGGACTCATATCCATTAGGTACCCCAAAAAAATGCCCATAATAAGGAGGATAAAAACTTGGATTATGATATCCATTTAGCCTAATTTTGAACCTTACTTTTCCTATTCTTCTTCATTGCTACTGTTTTCCAGATTTTAAGAGGAAAATGGCGAAGAACTGTTAGCTTGTCTTGTGGTTTTTTAATATCTCACATGACATCAAAATGAAGAAACCTTGAAATTATTACCTAAACTTTGAAATTGATATAATACTGAATCACTGATGTAATATCAGTTTAAACAAATTGACACAAGTTTGAAATTGATGTAACTTCAAATCATAAATATTCATTTAAAGGATTGCCTAATGGCAAATAGTTTTGCCAACTCCAAAGTAAACAAACACAACATAACGACtattataataacaatttaaaatgACTAAACTTTAACATATGCCTCATGGCCAATTGTTTTGTGAACTCCAAAAAAGATACAACAAAGTTAAATGCCTAAACATATAACTAAGAGTTGTTTGTTGAATTTCTGTTACAGCTTGTGCATTTCCAACTTGTGTAGAGGCAACTTGTGCATTTCTAGTATGTCGATTTGCATTATTGTTTGTTGATTGTGATGCACAACTTTTAGGGTATTTAACATAGGTGTGTGACTACACaaataaacataacaaattaattactaacaaaGCTCATTTTCTCATCAAGTGATTTTACTATAAAGGTTTTGTAAGTTAGGCAATGGCTAACTAGaggatattttaataattccatATGTATATGCTAATCTTAGAGTGATAGTAAATGATACACGCCTACTcacacacatttttttttatatatataattaacttaACATGAGAATTAAGATTAATGAATATATTAACCTTCTAAATGATAATGAGATAAACAAGAATTCACAGACTTAGAGGAACCatttatataaatgtattactatatatttacataaataatcttaaaataagaatcatgttttttttttttataagaataatgttttttataaaaagaagtTAATTCTATGACATATAAcgacaataataaaaaaaaaatatcattttgctATTTATCCCTAAAAGTAAAAGATGTGATATAAGATTAAGAATGtctgataaaaaaatatgtgtcAGTTTAGTCGTTTATTCaatatgaatatatattaaaaaaacaaattatttttcctTAACTTTAAGAGTAGTATAACTTGTAGTAGGGATTGCAAGTTGTTACTAAACATTATCTTTGTAACAAGAAACGTTACAATATCACCCTTTAATCCTTCCTAACATACAAATGcccaattaattaaatttcacATCCGAAAAATTCTCTTAACCCTTGTCTCAATATTGAACCCTATATACTCTTACCACGCAATATACACGCAAAAGACTCTTTCAATTGCACCCTCCTACAATTTCTCACTATCAATACTTCCTCCAATTTCACCAACATTCCAAGTTGTGAATTAACTAAACTAACCAATTTTACACCctttaattttccttttttatttattttatttaatttttttattttttaccctATCTAGTCTATTTCCAAATAATCTTTCACTCAACCCCCCAAACCCATTATTGACCAATCACCACCCTTGCCATATTCCATCCTatatctctctctttttttatctttctctttctctttctctttccttCATCAATTAAATTGACATTTTTGTTCTACCTCCCTCCCTACCACCATGGGAAATTGTTGCTCCCAAGGAGGGGATGCCCCGGCAGCGACCGACAATTCAGCCACTGCCGAAAAGGGAGAAACAAATGAACAAAACACCAGCAACGATAACGAGCCATCAACAAATCCTATGACGACACCACCACCAACATCAAAACCACCGCCGACAACCTCACCATctccatcaacaaaaccctCGAAACCGGCCGCAATGGGCCCGGTTTTACAAAGGCCAATGGAGGACGTGAGAGCCACATATACAATAGGGCAANNNNNNNNNNNNNNNNNNNNNNNNNNNNNNNNNNNNNNNNNNNNNNNNNNNNNNNNNNNNNNNNNNNNNNGAAAGAGCTAGGGAGAGGACAATTTGGTGTAACACATTTATGCACACATAAGGTAACAAAGGAACAATTTGCATGCAAAACAATTGCAAAGAGAAAACTAGTGAATAAAGAGGATATAGAGGATGTTAGAAGGGAGGTGCAAATAATGCATCACCTAACGGGTCAAGCAAATATTGTGGAATTAAAAGGTGCATATGAAGATAAACAATCGGTTCATTTGGTGATGGAATTATGTGCGGGTGGTGAATTATTTGATAGAATTATTGCAAAGGGACATTATACGGAACGTGCCGCAGCTTCTTTATTAAGAACAATTGTTCAAATAGTTCATACTTTGCATTCAATGGGTGTTATTCATAGAGACCTTAAGCCTGAAAATTTCTTATTGTTGAATAAGGATGAAAATGCACCCCTCAAAGCCACAGATTTTGGTCTATCCGTTTTTTTCAAACAAGGTTCATTTCCTATATatcatttcttttttgtttactCATATCTTTCTATTAcatgaaattttcaaatttatatattaaactaactttttttgagttttagagaatcattttcattttatatattatagttGCCTTTTACAAAATTAGAAaagttatttgataaaaaaaaaattaaaaatgttttcttACACCAAATTAGAGTCTTAGTGATTATTAGATGTGCCTCTTTGGTTTGAAGCATAAAGATgaataaaatgatttataaacattttaattaagaTAATAGAACCTTAATATGTTGTCCATGTGCTACATAAGcatattttaaaagtgattttaacCTTTTGAACAGGAGAGATGTTCAAGGACATTGTTGGTAGTGCATATTACATAGCACCAGAGGTGTTGAAGAGAAGATATGGGCCAGAAGTTGACATATGGAGTATTGGTGTCATGCTATACATTCTTCTTTGTGGTGTCCCTCCCTTTTGGGcaggttaatttttttaataaattttagtaataTGTTGATGGTCATAATCCAACATTTGACCTTCTTTATCACTTAATTCTTAATTGTTCTATTGTGTAGGTTAATTTAGTGTGGAttatttgagaaaatattttgtttttatttctaaaaaacttgtgctcatttaattaatttgctaATGAGACTATTTGATTTTTGAAGTAAATCATCACAATGAAGAAAATACAAAATGTTAATTAgggataatttattttttaaattattaaaatgattcttttgataattttattttatattttaaatatatagaaTTATTCATTTCAAGAGCCTCTCATTCTGAGAacgaaaatagaaaattaaaatagtttttatattcATCTTAATTCTTATTTTCAAGgtattgaattttgttatgaATTCCAATATATATAgcttataaaacaaattaaatgacaaaataatattttaaaatttatggtaTAAATATGTGCATTGCTTGTGTgactgaaaataaaataattttttttatacagaATCTGAACATGGTATATTCAATTCCATATTAAGAGGCCACGTTGATTTTACAAGCGATCCATGGCCTTCAATTTCACCTGCAGCAAAAGATCTTGTAAGCAAAATGTTAAATTCAGATCCCAAACAAAGACTTACAGCATATGAAGTTTTGAGtaagcatattttctttgtctatttaatttagttatttattgaacaagaaaaattaaaatgcttGATTCATTTACAGTTTCATGATTTTactaacaaaataaatcaaatataaaaaatttgaataaaaaacagATCATCCTTGGATCAAGGAGGATGGAGAAGCACCAGATAAACCTATTGACAATGCTGTATTGAATAGGCTCAAACAGTTCAGAGCAATGAACCAATTTAAGAAAGTTGCTCTAAaggtaatttttttacttttgcttaattaattttttaaattttataattatttacttattcAAGTTTATCTAGTGACATAAACacttctaaaattatttaagaaaatttatgaaaacagcTTCTGAAACATGTTCCAGAAGCTGTTTTCagatcattttaatttataaatatagcgTATATAAAATTAGTTACAAAGAAAGTTAACAATAAAGTTTACAAAAATGAATTAGGTGATTGCTGGATGCTTATCAGAAGAAGAAATCATGGGATTGAAAGAAATGTTCAAGGGTATGGACACTGACAATAGTGGAACCATTACAATTGAAGAACTCAAACAAGGGCTTGCAAAACAGGGGACAAAGCTTTCAGAACAAGAAGTTAAACAATTAATGGAAGCTGTAAGTTATCCTCTTTTCCACTTTTTTATCATCTAAACAATTCAAATTCTAATAATTCCTCCCTTTTTTTTAACCATAGTTCTAAATTGTAATAATTGCAATGCCTTTATAgagattattaaataaaaaattatactgCGTCTACGAT from Cicer arietinum cultivar CDC Frontier isolate Library 1 chromosome 5, Cicar.CDCFrontier_v2.0, whole genome shotgun sequence carries:
- the LOC101503036 gene encoding calcium-dependent protein kinase 2-like, whose protein sequence is MGNCCSQGGDAPAATDNSATAEKGETNEQNTSNDNEPSTNPMTTPPPTSKPPPTTSPSPSTKPSKPAAMGPVLQRPMEDVRATYTIGKELGRGQFGVTHLCTHKVTKEQFACKTIAKRKLVNKEDIEDVRREVQIMHHLTGQANIVELKGAYEDKQSVHLVMELCAGGELFDRIIAKGHYTERAAASLLRTIVQIVHTLHSMGVIHRDLKPENFLLLNKDENAPLKATDFGLSVFFKQGEMFKDIVGSAYYIAPEVLKRRYGPEVDIWSIGVMLYILLCGVPPFWAESEHGIFNSILRGHVDFTSDPWPSISPAAKDLVSKMLNSDPKQRLTAYEVLNHPWIKEDGEAPDKPIDNAVLNRLKQFRAMNQFKKVALKVIAGCLSEEEIMGLKEMFKGMDTDNSGTITIEELKQGLAKQGTKLSEQEVKQLMEAADADGNGTIDYDEFITATMHLNRMNREEHLYTAFQYFDKDNSGFITTEELDQALREYNMHDGRDIKDILQEVDGDNDGRINYDEFAAMMRKGNPEAHTKKRRDSFVSL